From Thalassococcus sp. S3, one genomic window encodes:
- a CDS encoding 50S ribosomal protein L21 — translation MFAVLKTGGKQYKVQSGDMLRVEKLAADAGETVQFNDVLMLGGDTPTVGAPFVEGAAVQAEVVDQIKGEKVIHFVKRRRKHSSKRTKGHRQKLTLVKVTDILASGADKSGVKAAVGAGSVAAVADAPNAKAAPKKEAKAEAPAATDGADDLKKLSGVGPALEKKLHEAGVTTFAQVAAWTDEDVAAMDEKLSFKGRIEREGWIEQAKELAKG, via the coding sequence ATGTTTGCGGTTCTCAAGACCGGCGGCAAGCAGTACAAGGTTCAGTCCGGCGATATGCTCCGGGTCGAAAAACTGGCTGCAGACGCTGGCGAAACAGTTCAATTCAACGATGTTCTGATGCTGGGTGGCGACACGCCCACCGTCGGCGCACCGTTCGTCGAAGGCGCAGCCGTGCAGGCCGAAGTCGTCGATCAGATCAAGGGCGAAAAGGTCATCCATTTCGTCAAGCGCCGGCGTAAGCACAGCTCCAAGCGCACCAAGGGGCACCGTCAGAAGCTGACGCTGGTCAAGGTGACGGACATACTGGCTTCCGGCGCCGACAAAAGCGGCGTGAAGGCTGCCGTGGGTGCAGGTTCGGTCGCTGCTGTGGCCGACGCGCCCAATGCGAAGGCTGCGCCCAAGAAAGAGGCGAAGGCCGAAGCGCCCGCCGCCACCGATGGCGCGGACGATCTGAAAAAGCTTTCGGGCGTGGGCCCGGCGCTTGAAAAGAAACTGCACGAGGCGGGTGTCACCACCTTCGCGCAGGTTGCAGCATGGACGGATGAGGACGTTGCTGCTATGGACGAGAAACTGTCGTTCAAAGGCCGGATCGAGCGTGAAGGCTGGATCGAACAGGCCAAAGAACTGGCCAAGGGTTAA
- the obgE gene encoding GTPase ObgE, whose product MKFLDLAKVYIRSGGGGGGCVSFRREKYIEYGGPDGGDGGTGGSVWAEAVDGLNTLIDFRYQQHFFAKNGQPGMGKQRTGKDGDDIVLRVPVGTEILDEDEETIIADLTEVGQRVELARGGNGGFGNLHFKSSTNQAPRRANPGLPGVERTLWLRLKLIADAGLLGLPNAGKSTFLAATSNARPKIADYPFTTLHPNLGVVGVDNAEFVIADIPGLIEGAHEGRGIGDRFLGHVERCAVLLHLVDGTSETVAEDYQTIIGELEAYGGDLAHKTRITALNKIDALDDDERAEARAALEEAVGGPVLMMSGVSGEGLTEVLRAVRSEIEEDRLRLKAPEEDEPWRP is encoded by the coding sequence ATGAAATTTCTCGATCTGGCCAAGGTTTACATCCGCTCCGGCGGCGGAGGCGGGGGCTGTGTCAGCTTCCGGCGCGAGAAGTATATCGAATATGGCGGGCCCGATGGCGGCGATGGCGGCACCGGCGGGTCGGTCTGGGCCGAAGCGGTCGATGGGCTGAACACGCTGATCGACTTCCGCTACCAGCAGCATTTCTTTGCCAAGAACGGCCAGCCCGGCATGGGCAAGCAGCGCACCGGCAAGGACGGTGACGACATCGTGCTGCGTGTGCCCGTGGGCACCGAGATCCTGGACGAGGACGAAGAGACGATCATTGCCGATCTTACGGAGGTCGGCCAGCGCGTGGAACTCGCGCGCGGGGGCAATGGCGGCTTCGGCAACCTGCATTTCAAATCCTCCACCAACCAGGCACCCCGCCGCGCCAATCCCGGCCTGCCGGGGGTGGAGCGGACGCTGTGGCTGCGCCTCAAACTCATCGCGGATGCTGGGCTTCTGGGTCTGCCCAATGCCGGAAAATCCACCTTCCTCGCCGCTACGTCTAATGCCCGCCCTAAGATTGCAGATTATCCCTTTACCACTTTGCACCCCAATCTGGGTGTCGTGGGCGTGGACAATGCTGAGTTTGTCATCGCCGACATCCCCGGTCTCATCGAAGGCGCCCATGAGGGGCGTGGCATCGGCGACCGGTTCCTTGGCCATGTCGAACGCTGCGCCGTGCTTTTGCATCTGGTCGACGGCACGTCCGAGACGGTGGCCGAGGATTACCAGACCATCATCGGCGAACTGGAAGCCTATGGCGGCGATCTGGCCCACAAGACCCGCATCACCGCGCTGAACAAGATCGACGCTTTGGACGACGATGAACGCGCCGAGGCCAGGGCCGCGCTGGAAGAGGCTGTTGGCGGCCCCGTCCTCATGATGTCGGGCGTGAGCGGCGAGGGCCTGACAGAGGTCCTCCGCGCCGTACGCAGCGAAATCGAGGAAGATCGCCTGCGCCTCAAGGCCCCCGAGGAGGATGAACCGTGGCGTCCCTGA
- a CDS encoding LysE family translocator translates to MSVAAASFLVFAASQVGTPGPANMALMATGARYGFRAALPFVAGVALGKQLVIWPVGFGLMELADRAPWVFDTLKWVSAAYICWLAWKVANLRLNTDAGAAKAPGFFAGLIVHPLNPKAWAMIVAGFTGFVAVGTPPLEATAVIAACLLACQIVLHPIWTFAGDRIAATVAGRPEEKYLMWTLAGLTVASVFYVLFGGGVTQ, encoded by the coding sequence ATGAGCGTTGCGGCCGCCAGCTTCCTCGTCTTCGCCGCGTCCCAAGTCGGTACGCCGGGTCCCGCCAACATGGCACTCATGGCCACCGGCGCGCGCTATGGTTTCCGCGCGGCCTTGCCTTTCGTTGCGGGCGTGGCCTTGGGCAAGCAACTTGTGATCTGGCCCGTGGGTTTTGGCCTCATGGAACTGGCGGACCGCGCGCCATGGGTTTTTGATACCCTCAAATGGGTCTCGGCCGCCTATATCTGCTGGCTCGCCTGGAAGGTCGCCAATCTGCGCCTGAACACCGATGCCGGTGCGGCCAAAGCCCCCGGCTTTTTCGCGGGCCTGATCGTGCATCCGCTCAACCCCAAGGCTTGGGCGATGATCGTGGCGGGCTTTACCGGGTTCGTCGCCGTTGGCACGCCTCCGCTGGAGGCGACGGCGGTGATTGCGGCCTGCCTGCTGGCCTGTCAGATCGTGCTCCATCCGATCTGGACATTCGCCGGCGATCGGATCGCCGCGACGGTTGCAGGACGACCTGAGGAAAAATATCTGATGTGGACATTGGCGGGGCTCACCGTCGCGTCTGTGTTCTACGTGTTGTTCGGAGGAGGGGTAACACAATGA
- a CDS encoding GNAT family N-acetyltransferase has protein sequence MTDRIETSRLTLRRIARVDAPEIAVLLNNLDVARWLTRVPFPYGPDDALEFTGRVEDDGTDHFAVLQENRFIGCISSEDHLGYWFGEPFWGHGFATEAGRAVVDRHFANGGEDLVSGYLEGNAASCKVLTKLGFRDTHVEPTFTRSLGHAVDQQKMILTRAGWEAAQ, from the coding sequence ATGACCGACCGTATTGAGACATCCCGCTTGACCCTGCGCCGCATCGCCCGTGTCGATGCGCCGGAGATTGCGGTGCTTCTAAACAACCTCGACGTCGCGCGCTGGCTGACCCGCGTGCCGTTCCCCTATGGCCCGGACGACGCCCTTGAATTCACGGGGCGGGTCGAGGACGACGGAACCGACCATTTCGCCGTACTGCAAGAAAACCGTTTCATCGGCTGCATCTCGTCCGAGGATCACCTCGGCTATTGGTTCGGAGAGCCGTTCTGGGGCCATGGTTTCGCGACTGAGGCCGGTCGCGCCGTGGTAGATCGCCATTTCGCGAACGGTGGTGAAGATCTGGTCTCCGGCTATCTGGAGGGCAACGCAGCGTCCTGCAAGGTGCTCACCAAGCTGGGGTTTCGCGACACCCATGTGGAGCCCACTTTCACACGCAGCCTCGGCCACGCCGTCGATCAGCAAAAGATGATCCTGACCCGTGCGGGGTGGGAGGCGGCACAATGA
- the proB gene encoding glutamate 5-kinase codes for MASLTEARRIVVKIGSALLVNRATGALRSDWLVSLAADVAWLKGARADVILVSSGSIALGRGVLGLSGPDLALEQSQAAAAVGQIRLARAYEEALAPHGLTTAQVLVTLEDSADRRRYLNSRATLETLLSLGVVPIVNENDTIATDEIRYGDNDRLAAQVAVTVGADRLILLSDVDGFYSANPAEDPSATRYDVIDAITPEIEAMAGDAGSGLSKGGMKTKLMAGKMAIAAGCAMAITEGSALHPLKGLSNGAPATWFTAQMDPQAARKRWIAAMKSKGAITVDAGAVTALTSGKSLLPAGVSAVTGVFGRGDPVDILGPDARKLGQGLARYTAEEATAIRGRRSAEIEGILGYPGRAALIHRDDMAL; via the coding sequence GTGGCGTCCCTGACCGAGGCGCGGCGGATCGTCGTCAAGATCGGCTCGGCCTTGCTGGTGAACCGTGCTACCGGCGCCCTGCGCTCGGACTGGTTGGTGTCGCTCGCCGCCGATGTCGCCTGGTTGAAAGGGGCAAGGGCTGACGTAATCCTCGTCTCCTCCGGCTCCATCGCTTTGGGCCGCGGCGTTCTGGGCCTGTCCGGACCTGACCTTGCTTTGGAACAGTCTCAGGCTGCCGCCGCCGTTGGCCAGATCCGCCTGGCCCGCGCCTATGAGGAGGCATTGGCCCCCCACGGTCTGACCACCGCGCAAGTGCTGGTCACACTGGAGGACAGCGCCGACCGCCGCCGCTATCTGAATTCCCGCGCCACGCTGGAGACGCTCCTGTCGCTCGGCGTCGTGCCCATCGTGAACGAAAACGACACGATTGCGACGGATGAGATCCGCTACGGCGACAATGACCGCCTTGCCGCCCAGGTCGCCGTCACCGTAGGCGCCGACCGGCTGATCCTGCTCTCGGACGTTGACGGCTTCTATTCGGCCAATCCCGCCGAGGACCCGTCGGCCACCCGCTATGACGTGATCGACGCCATCACGCCCGAGATCGAGGCGATGGCCGGCGATGCAGGATCGGGACTGTCCAAAGGCGGGATGAAGACCAAGCTGATGGCGGGCAAAATGGCCATCGCGGCAGGCTGTGCGATGGCAATCACCGAAGGATCGGCCCTGCATCCGCTGAAGGGCCTCAGCAACGGCGCGCCCGCCACATGGTTCACCGCCCAGATGGATCCGCAGGCTGCCCGCAAACGCTGGATTGCTGCGATGAAATCCAAGGGTGCCATTACCGTCGATGCGGGCGCCGTTACCGCGCTCACTTCCGGCAAAAGCCTGCTGCCCGCTGGCGTCTCCGCCGTCACCGGTGTCTTCGGGCGGGGCGATCCGGTGGACATTCTCGGCCCCGATGCGCGCAAGCTGGGGCAGGGGCTTGCCCGCTACACCGCCGAGGAGGCCACTGCCATCCGGGGCCGCCGCTCTGCCGAGATCGAAGGTATCCTGGGCTATCCGGGCCGCGCCGCTTTAATCCATCGCGACGATATGGCACTTTAG
- a CDS encoding GNAT family N-acetyltransferase, protein MKLDTIIADQPVVETERFDLRPLRRSDQGLIELYAGDERVARMTTSIPHPLPPGLTEAFVSRAMAEEREEDIWAMDGSKSGGSELMGVISLQKMDRNQSEVGYWVAPIYWNTGLASDAVQALVEANPLGDKTMFGSVFQDNPASARVLTHCGFEYLGDAESFSVARDATVPTWTYLKKLA, encoded by the coding sequence ATGAAACTCGACACTATCATCGCCGACCAGCCGGTCGTCGAAACCGAAAGGTTCGACCTGCGCCCCCTGCGCCGGTCCGATCAGGGCTTGATCGAGCTTTACGCAGGCGACGAACGCGTCGCACGCATGACCACCTCGATCCCGCACCCGCTGCCGCCCGGTCTGACAGAGGCGTTCGTCTCGCGGGCCATGGCCGAAGAGCGGGAGGAAGACATCTGGGCCATGGACGGCTCTAAATCCGGCGGGTCGGAACTGATGGGCGTGATCAGCCTGCAAAAGATGGACCGCAACCAGTCGGAGGTCGGCTATTGGGTGGCGCCGATCTACTGGAATACCGGGCTCGCGTCCGACGCGGTGCAGGCGCTGGTGGAAGCCAATCCGCTGGGCGACAAGACCATGTTCGGCAGCGTCTTTCAGGACAATCCGGCCTCGGCCCGGGTGCTGACCCATTGCGGGTTCGAATATCTGGGCGATGCCGAAAGCTTCAGTGTGGCGCGCGACGCGACCGTGCCCACCTGGACATACCTGAAGAAGCTTGCCTGA
- a CDS encoding histidine phosphotransferase family protein encodes MGQSNVNLAALIGSRICHDLISPIGAITNGLELLDIAGVSSGPEISLISESVENAGARIRFFRIAYGAAGEQSIARSEIVALLNDLRAGSRVSVQYGPLDAQPRSDLRLAFLALQCCETALAYGGTVRILKENGTWSIIGGAEKLNVVQDVWDDLTRAEKRAEITPALVQFALLPEIAAEDGRTLDVTYSDTEVAIRF; translated from the coding sequence TCACGATCTTATCAGCCCGATCGGGGCGATTACCAACGGACTGGAACTGCTTGATATAGCTGGTGTTTCCTCGGGTCCCGAGATCAGCCTGATCTCGGAAAGCGTCGAAAATGCGGGGGCCCGGATCCGGTTCTTTCGCATTGCCTACGGGGCGGCGGGCGAGCAGAGCATCGCGCGATCCGAGATTGTGGCGCTTTTGAACGACTTGCGCGCGGGATCAAGGGTGAGCGTGCAGTACGGGCCACTGGATGCCCAGCCGCGATCGGATCTGCGTCTGGCCTTTCTGGCCCTGCAATGCTGCGAAACGGCGCTGGCCTATGGCGGGACGGTGCGCATCCTCAAGGAAAACGGGACGTGGTCGATCATCGGCGGAGCGGAGAAGCTGAACGTGGTGCAGGATGTGTGGGATGATCTGACCCGTGCGGAGAAAAGGGCGGAGATCACCCCTGCCCTGGTGCAATTCGCGTTGCTGCCGGAAATCGCGGCGGAAGACGGCCGGACGCTCGACGTGACATACAGCGACACGGAAGTTGCGATCCGCTTTTAG
- a CDS encoding GNAT family N-acetyltransferase, which produces MTDIIETDRLVLRRLGPEDVGDIAALANNFEVARWVSRVPYPYSVEDAQMFIDTLPMGDPGVFGVTAEGRLVGCVSITKAFGYWYGQPFWGRGYATEAGRALVAAHFAKSDDTLQASYMLENAGSKGVLTKIGFEPTHLDTNPSRALGRDVEVQHVELTRTRWEALQ; this is translated from the coding sequence ATGACAGATATCATCGAAACCGACCGGCTCGTCCTGCGGCGCCTCGGCCCCGAGGATGTGGGTGACATCGCGGCTCTCGCGAATAATTTCGAAGTTGCGCGCTGGGTCTCCCGCGTGCCGTATCCCTATTCGGTAGAGGATGCGCAAATGTTCATCGACACCTTGCCGATGGGCGATCCCGGTGTTTTCGGGGTCACTGCCGAAGGCCGATTGGTCGGATGCGTGTCGATCACCAAGGCATTCGGCTATTGGTATGGCCAGCCGTTTTGGGGCAGGGGCTATGCGACCGAGGCCGGTCGCGCCCTGGTCGCTGCGCATTTCGCAAAGAGCGATGACACTTTGCAAGCCAGCTATATGCTCGAAAACGCAGGCTCCAAAGGTGTGCTGACCAAGATCGGCTTCGAGCCCACGCATCTCGACACAAATCCCTCCCGTGCCCTGGGTCGCGATGTCGAGGTACAGCATGTGGAACTGACCCGCACCCGGTGGGAGGCCCTGCAATGA
- a CDS encoding GNAT family N-acetyltransferase produces the protein MTDWPHLTTDRLILRALRQEDAAELARIGGDPRVAPMIFVASSPWPVEDAAEVIAQAAYDGGPAFRVAVALKERGTFIGMLSLFDDASIGYFIDPAQARRGYASEAVSAFVEAAFASGGMEEVKAEVFTDNPASTAMLLKLGFEETGKGMAKSRARLEPAPVKLYRRRKAQGTGT, from the coding sequence ATGACCGACTGGCCGCATCTGACAACTGATCGCCTGATCCTGCGGGCACTGCGACAGGAGGATGCGGCCGAGCTTGCCCGGATCGGGGGCGATCCGCGTGTGGCTCCGATGATCTTCGTTGCCTCCTCGCCCTGGCCCGTGGAGGACGCCGCCGAGGTTATCGCGCAGGCCGCTTATGACGGCGGCCCCGCCTTTCGCGTGGCCGTCGCTCTGAAAGAGCGCGGTACGTTCATCGGCATGCTCAGCCTCTTTGACGATGCCTCCATCGGCTATTTCATCGACCCCGCCCAGGCCCGGCGCGGTTATGCCTCCGAAGCGGTCAGCGCCTTTGTCGAGGCCGCCTTCGCCTCGGGCGGGATGGAGGAGGTCAAGGCGGAGGTCTTCACCGACAATCCGGCCTCGACGGCGATGCTCCTGAAACTCGGCTTCGAAGAGACGGGCAAGGGCATGGCCAAGTCCCGCGCCCGGCTTGAGCCTGCGCCGGTTAAGCTGTATCGCCGCCGCAAGGCGCAAGGAACCGGCACATGA
- a CDS encoding Hint domain-containing protein, producing the protein MPLYTLQWVYQLDDFDTTGGNITPPNEQNAQAAGTPPFNIRLDPGAQPLQIVIDDDDPDFNEAPTDSNQVLANPVTIDGVTYPAGSLVTLNYVLTDDNGFEGFSITIGQNNTGNNTTTAFISNQPMVPGQQYTFTSEGNIGRNPRPYQEFICFAAGTRIRVPGGTCAVENLQAGDLVTTMGHGAQPIRWVGQRTVPALGSGAPVTIAAGTLEARQDLTVSPNHRILVQTGATEMVTGEPRVLVAAKHLVNGRSIRQTPRGFVTYVHIMFDDHRIVWANGCPTESFYVGAQSRKMLSDDQMAEILDLFPELATRDDPSPAMSYPDAEGHEGRALAAYL; encoded by the coding sequence ATGCCGCTTTACACTTTGCAATGGGTCTACCAACTGGACGACTTCGACACGACCGGCGGAAACATCACCCCTCCCAATGAGCAGAACGCACAGGCGGCAGGGACGCCGCCCTTCAACATCCGTTTGGATCCCGGAGCGCAACCGCTGCAGATCGTCATCGACGACGACGACCCGGATTTCAACGAAGCCCCCACCGACAGCAATCAGGTGCTGGCAAATCCTGTGACGATTGACGGCGTCACCTATCCGGCCGGCTCTCTCGTGACGCTGAACTACGTGCTGACCGACGATAACGGGTTCGAGGGGTTTTCGATCACCATCGGCCAGAACAATACCGGCAACAACACCACGACCGCCTTCATTTCGAACCAGCCCATGGTTCCGGGGCAGCAATACACCTTTACGAGCGAGGGCAATATCGGGCGCAACCCCCGGCCCTATCAGGAATTCATCTGCTTTGCCGCGGGCACGCGTATCCGGGTGCCGGGAGGGACCTGTGCGGTCGAAAACCTGCAAGCCGGTGATCTGGTCACCACGATGGGGCACGGGGCGCAGCCCATCCGCTGGGTGGGCCAGCGGACAGTGCCCGCTTTGGGCTCGGGCGCGCCGGTGACGATTGCGGCGGGCACCCTTGAGGCGCGTCAGGATCTGACCGTGTCGCCCAATCACCGGATCCTGGTTCAGACCGGCGCCACCGAAATGGTGACAGGTGAGCCACGCGTGCTGGTGGCCGCAAAACACCTTGTGAATGGCCGTTCGATCCGGCAGACGCCGCGCGGCTTTGTCACCTACGTGCACATCATGTTCGACGATCACCGCATCGTCTGGGCAAACGGCTGTCCGACCGAGAGCTTCTACGTCGGTGCGCAATCACGCAAGATGCTGTCGGACGATCAGATGGCCGAGATCCTGGACCTCTTTCCCGAGCTTGCGACACGGGATGACCCTTCGCCGGCCATGTCCTATCCCGATGCCGAAGGGCATGAGGGCCGTGCCCTCGCCGCCTATCT
- a CDS encoding glutamate-5-semialdehyde dehydrogenase, protein MKDMDNIPALMAEIGARAKAASAELAFATAERKHAALISAADAVWARRAEIIAANDEDLEFGRDKGLSDAMMDRLMLDEARLRGVVDGLRAIAEQPDPVGAVMEEWDRPNGLHIQRVRTPLGVIGVIYESRPNVTADAGALCLKAGNAVILRGGSESFHSSRAIHACLVDGLRAANLPEDAIQLVPTRDRAAVSELLTMTDTVDVIVPRGGKGLVGLVQREARVPVFAHLEGIVHIYVDKAADPETVLKVVLNAKTRRTGICGAAECLLIHQDAVSTLGQGVIRALIDAGVEVRAEGALARVEGTVEATDEDWGREYLDMIIAAKPVADVDEAIAHIRRFGSDHTDCILTEDLSVRDRFFQRLDSAILMHNASTQFADGGEFGMGAEIGIATGKMHARGPVGAVQLTSFKYLVTGNGAIRG, encoded by the coding sequence ATGAAAGACATGGACAACATTCCCGCCCTCATGGCCGAGATCGGCGCGCGGGCCAAGGCCGCCAGCGCCGAGCTGGCCTTCGCCACCGCCGAAAGGAAACACGCCGCCCTGATCTCCGCAGCCGATGCCGTCTGGGCGCGCCGGGCCGAGATCATCGCCGCCAATGACGAGGATCTGGAGTTTGGCCGCGACAAGGGCCTGTCGGATGCGATGATGGACCGCCTGATGCTGGATGAGGCGCGCCTGCGCGGCGTCGTGGACGGGCTGCGCGCCATCGCCGAACAGCCCGATCCCGTGGGCGCCGTGATGGAGGAATGGGACCGTCCCAACGGTCTCCACATCCAGCGCGTTCGCACGCCTCTGGGCGTGATCGGCGTGATCTATGAAAGCCGGCCCAACGTGACCGCCGATGCCGGTGCGCTCTGCCTCAAGGCGGGCAATGCGGTAATCCTGCGCGGGGGTTCGGAAAGCTTCCACTCCTCCCGCGCGATCCATGCCTGCCTCGTCGACGGGCTGCGCGCCGCCAACCTGCCCGAAGACGCGATCCAGCTTGTGCCCACGCGCGACCGGGCGGCGGTCTCCGAGCTGCTCACCATGACCGATACGGTCGATGTCATCGTTCCCCGTGGCGGCAAGGGCCTCGTGGGTCTTGTCCAGCGGGAGGCGCGGGTGCCCGTTTTCGCCCATCTCGAGGGTATCGTGCATATCTATGTGGACAAGGCGGCCGACCCCGAAACCGTGCTCAAGGTGGTGCTGAATGCCAAGACCCGGCGTACCGGAATCTGCGGAGCCGCCGAGTGCCTTCTGATCCACCAGGACGCGGTGTCCACCCTCGGCCAAGGCGTGATCCGCGCGCTGATAGATGCCGGGGTCGAGGTTCGGGCCGAGGGCGCGCTGGCCCGGGTCGAAGGCACGGTGGAGGCCACGGATGAGGATTGGGGCCGCGAATACCTCGACATGATCATCGCCGCCAAACCGGTGGCCGATGTCGATGAGGCCATTGCCCATATCCGTCGCTTCGGATCTGACCATACCGACTGCATCCTGACCGAGGACCTGTCGGTGCGGGACCGCTTTTTCCAGCGGCTCGACAGCGCCATCCTGATGCACAATGCCTCCACCCAGTTCGCCGATGGCGGCGAATTCGGGATGGGCGCCGAGATCGGCATCGCGACAGGCAAGATGCATGCCCGTGGCCCCGTGGGGGCCGTCCAACTGACCAGCTTTAAGTATCTGGTCACGGGCAACGGGGCGATCCGCGGCTAA
- the rpmA gene encoding 50S ribosomal protein L27, which produces MAHKKAGGSSRNGRDSAGRRLGVKLFGGQAAIPGNIIVRQRGTKFWPGQGVGMGKDHTIFATVQGAVTFHKGLKGRTFISVLPMAEAAE; this is translated from the coding sequence ATGGCACATAAGAAAGCTGGTGGTTCCTCCCGTAACGGTCGCGATTCAGCCGGTCGCCGCCTTGGCGTGAAACTCTTTGGTGGCCAAGCGGCCATCCCGGGCAACATCATCGTGCGTCAGCGCGGCACCAAGTTCTGGCCGGGCCAGGGCGTGGGCATGGGCAAGGACCACACGATCTTTGCGACCGTGCAGGGTGCGGTGACATTCCACAAAGGTCTGAAGGGCCGTACCTTCATTTCCGTCCTGCCAATGGCGGAGGCCGCCGAGTAA